The following are from one region of the Alicyclobacillus fastidiosus genome:
- a CDS encoding O-methyltransferase has product MNRAEYIERLFPADPILCQTVESISQAGLPAMSVKPELGKLLTIFVAATGAKRVLEIGTYGGYSAICLARGLAPGGRVTTLEVREEHARLAEANIAKAGLTSQVEILLGDALTSLQSLADGGSTFDVVFIDADKPNYPQYLDYALSMSVPGTILIADNVLLRDRVLDESSQSPSPVAVRAFNETWMAHPRLDATILSAHDGFAIARVRQ; this is encoded by the coding sequence ATGAATCGAGCGGAGTACATCGAACGACTTTTTCCCGCTGATCCTATTCTATGCCAAACCGTCGAATCTATTTCCCAAGCTGGACTTCCGGCGATGTCCGTCAAACCTGAACTAGGGAAACTGCTCACCATTTTCGTGGCAGCCACGGGCGCCAAAAGGGTGCTCGAGATCGGGACATACGGCGGATACAGCGCGATTTGCCTCGCACGCGGCCTCGCCCCAGGCGGGCGCGTCACAACGCTTGAAGTCCGCGAGGAGCACGCGCGGTTGGCGGAGGCGAACATCGCCAAGGCCGGCTTGACCAGTCAGGTCGAGATCCTGCTTGGGGACGCATTGACGTCGCTTCAATCCCTGGCCGATGGCGGATCGACGTTTGACGTCGTGTTTATCGACGCGGATAAGCCAAACTATCCGCAGTACTTGGACTACGCTTTGTCGATGTCGGTCCCCGGAACCATCTTAATCGCCGACAACGTACTGTTGCGCGACAGGGTGCTCGACGAGTCCAGCCAAAGCCCGTCACCTGTGGCCGTCCGAGCGTTTAACGAAACGTGGATGGCGCATCCGCGACTCGATGCCACGATCCTGTCAGCACACGATGGCTTCGCGATTGCCCGCGTGCGCCAGTGA
- a CDS encoding potassium transporter TrkG, which translates to MPRWRITPSQRIALGYAGLCLVGALLLLLPFSQKTHVSVVDAIFTSASALFVTGLSSVNTLHTFTPVGDLVIAALVQIGGIGITFLSTSFYLLLGRKLRLGDRRLLAEERNSSTRGIVRLFRRVVFFSFGIEGVAALMFTLYLHFRYGYTWAKAVGISCFHSISAFNNAGFDIWGNNLESFTRDPFMLLLTALLVILGGIGFVVLVELVRYPKQRRLSLHARIVLGMSALLLAVGTLLILAFEWNKSMANLSPGYKLLNAFFTSTVARTAGFDSVPIGNMQEVTWLILILLMFIGASPGSTGGGIKTTSLFLILKTVAANIRGRSQIVSGHRQIPWDLSQRSLLIALLSGGVVLVCTLVDAAFEPNIPIIKIIFEEVSAYGTVGLSTGITGIIGPEMKWVLILTMYIGRIGIFTFLMSLVQRSQSRVQYVEERIFIG; encoded by the coding sequence TTGCCTAGATGGCGTATCACCCCGTCTCAGAGAATCGCTCTGGGGTATGCAGGGCTTTGCCTGGTGGGCGCACTTTTATTATTGCTTCCATTCAGCCAAAAGACGCACGTGTCTGTGGTCGATGCGATTTTCACTTCGGCCAGCGCCCTATTCGTGACCGGCTTGTCGTCCGTCAACACCTTACATACGTTTACGCCGGTTGGCGACCTCGTCATCGCGGCGTTGGTTCAAATCGGCGGTATTGGAATCACGTTTCTTTCGACCAGCTTCTATCTGCTGCTTGGGCGCAAGCTTCGCCTCGGCGACCGCCGGCTGCTCGCCGAGGAGCGCAACTCGTCGACACGCGGCATCGTGCGGCTCTTCCGGCGGGTGGTATTTTTCAGCTTTGGCATTGAAGGAGTAGCTGCCCTGATGTTCACCCTCTACCTTCACTTTCGCTATGGTTACACGTGGGCGAAGGCAGTGGGCATCAGTTGCTTTCACAGCATATCGGCCTTCAACAACGCCGGCTTCGACATCTGGGGCAACAACTTGGAGAGCTTTACACGCGATCCGTTCATGCTGTTGCTCACGGCCCTGCTCGTGATCCTGGGCGGCATCGGGTTCGTCGTACTCGTCGAACTGGTTCGCTATCCAAAACAGCGCCGGTTGTCTCTACACGCTCGTATCGTCCTAGGCATGAGCGCACTGCTGCTCGCCGTGGGCACGTTGCTCATTCTCGCTTTCGAATGGAATAAGTCGATGGCCAACTTATCGCCTGGCTACAAGCTGCTGAACGCGTTTTTCACGTCCACCGTCGCCCGGACGGCAGGCTTCGATTCTGTACCGATCGGGAATATGCAGGAAGTGACCTGGCTGATCCTCATCCTCTTGATGTTCATTGGGGCTTCGCCGGGATCGACAGGCGGCGGCATTAAGACCACGTCCTTGTTTCTCATTTTGAAGACGGTGGCGGCGAACATTCGGGGGCGGTCGCAAATCGTGTCAGGTCACCGGCAAATTCCGTGGGATCTGTCGCAACGCTCGCTGCTCATCGCACTGTTAAGCGGAGGTGTGGTGCTCGTCTGTACGCTCGTCGACGCGGCTTTCGAGCCGAACATACCGATCATCAAAATTATCTTTGAAGAGGTATCGGCATATGGTACGGTAGGCTTGTCGACAGGCATCACCGGCATCATCGGCCCGGAGATGAAATGGGTACTCATCTTGACGATGTACATCGGGCGAATTGGTATCTTTACATTCCTCATGAGCCTTGTACAGCGATCACAGTCACGCGTTCAGTACGTTGAAGAGCGCATATTCATCGGATAA
- a CDS encoding TrkA family potassium uptake protein: protein MPRNRKLTFGIIGVGRFGSGAATELLRHGHEVLLVDRDPSCLEPFASRCETAIGNAEDIHFLEEAGMKEVDAVIIAIGDDETSSNHATMNCKDLGLYVVAKALHATHGKILERLGADRVVFPERESGMRMARLLTRSAILDMIELYEEVFMMEITAKGELTDRTLAKLNLTHRFGVQVVMIIRSKNTIFPVSANDTIYEGDILVLVGRHESLTKVVRLTE from the coding sequence TTGCCACGGAATCGCAAACTGACGTTTGGCATCATTGGTGTCGGACGATTTGGAAGTGGTGCCGCGACGGAATTGCTGCGCCACGGACACGAAGTACTGCTCGTAGACAGGGATCCGAGTTGCCTCGAGCCATTCGCGAGCCGCTGTGAAACCGCGATTGGGAATGCAGAGGACATTCACTTCCTCGAAGAGGCGGGCATGAAGGAAGTCGACGCGGTCATCATCGCCATTGGTGACGATGAGACAAGCTCCAACCACGCCACGATGAATTGCAAGGACTTGGGGCTTTACGTGGTGGCTAAGGCGCTGCACGCCACGCACGGCAAGATATTAGAACGGCTGGGCGCCGACCGCGTGGTGTTTCCGGAGCGAGAATCGGGTATGCGCATGGCCCGTTTGCTGACCAGGTCAGCCATCCTCGACATGATCGAGCTGTACGAAGAAGTATTCATGATGGAAATCACAGCCAAGGGCGAACTCACCGATAGAACGTTGGCGAAACTGAACCTGACGCATCGGTTTGGCGTCCAGGTCGTGATGATCATTCGCAGCAAGAACACCATTTTCCCCGTATCCGCCAACGATACCATCTACGAGGGGGACATCTTAGTTCTCGTCGGCCGCCACGAATCGTTGACCAAGGTCGTTCGATTGACGGAGTAA
- a CDS encoding ABC transporter transmembrane domain-containing protein, with amino-acid sequence MHVFLDLMWFFKTRKKQYTIGILLLMSVSFIGLFPPKIIGHFVDHVQHRTLTAQFVWTSVIAIALMALAMYVLRYYWRVLLFGSAIELSTTLRLRLFQHLSNMSPSFYQKHRVGDLMAHATNDIQAVESTATDGILTLVDSISTGLLVIATMAATIDWKLTIAALLPMPIMAYTTSRYGNILHRRFETAQAAFSDLNDKVHESINGVRAIKAFGQEDNDIASFSELSQDVVQKNMAVARIDALFDPTIQVIVGASFFLAFAVGAIFVVHHQLTLGDLTSFSIYLGQLIWPMLAFGFLFNIVERGRASHDRVQAILSIAPDIVDKPHALQHIEAGNLTYEIHQFHYPDSQDAALSDIQFTLSPGQTLGVVGKTGSGKTTLLRLLLREFDVDSGDIFIGDHSMYDVTLDEVRRHIAYVPQDHFLFSASVADNIAFGRFAATREEIESVAKLASVHGDILGFPEGYDTLVGERGVTLSGGQKQRISIARALLLDTDILILDDCLSAVDARTEAAILEGIKSRGGRQTTLIATHRLSAVEHADLILVLQGGHISERGTHAELMAKRGWYATMYEHQQLEAMVEQGGAV; translated from the coding sequence ATGCACGTCTTTCTAGATTTGATGTGGTTTTTCAAGACACGGAAAAAACAGTACACCATCGGTATCCTACTACTCATGTCGGTCTCGTTCATCGGCCTCTTTCCGCCGAAAATCATTGGCCACTTTGTCGATCACGTCCAACACCGCACGCTAACCGCCCAATTTGTCTGGACCTCGGTCATCGCCATCGCGCTCATGGCGCTCGCGATGTATGTGCTGCGGTACTACTGGCGCGTTTTGTTGTTTGGCTCCGCCATCGAATTGTCGACGACGCTGCGCCTGCGCCTATTCCAGCACCTGAGCAACATGTCGCCGTCTTTCTACCAAAAACACCGCGTCGGGGACCTCATGGCACACGCGACGAACGATATTCAGGCGGTCGAGTCGACGGCCACCGATGGCATTCTGACGCTCGTCGACTCGATTTCGACAGGCCTGCTCGTCATCGCGACGATGGCCGCGACGATTGACTGGAAACTGACGATCGCCGCGCTCTTGCCGATGCCCATTATGGCGTACACGACGAGTCGCTATGGCAACATCCTGCACCGCCGCTTCGAAACAGCGCAAGCTGCCTTCAGCGACTTGAACGACAAGGTCCACGAGAGCATCAACGGCGTGCGCGCCATTAAAGCGTTTGGTCAGGAGGACAACGATATCGCGTCATTCAGCGAGTTGTCGCAGGACGTCGTGCAAAAAAACATGGCCGTCGCACGCATTGATGCACTGTTTGACCCGACGATACAGGTTATCGTCGGCGCGAGTTTCTTCCTTGCTTTCGCTGTGGGTGCGATATTCGTCGTTCACCATCAGCTGACACTCGGCGATTTGACTAGTTTCTCTATCTATCTAGGGCAACTGATTTGGCCGATGCTCGCGTTCGGCTTTCTGTTCAACATTGTGGAACGGGGTCGGGCCTCGCATGACCGCGTTCAGGCCATCTTGTCCATCGCCCCGGATATCGTGGATAAACCACATGCGTTGCAGCACATCGAGGCAGGAAACTTGACGTACGAGATCCACCAATTTCACTATCCAGACAGCCAGGACGCCGCCCTCTCAGATATTCAGTTCACGCTGAGCCCTGGTCAGACACTTGGGGTCGTCGGCAAGACCGGTAGTGGGAAAACGACGCTGCTACGCCTCTTGCTGAGGGAATTCGACGTGGACAGCGGGGATATTTTCATCGGCGATCATTCAATGTACGATGTGACACTCGACGAAGTCCGCCGCCACATCGCATACGTCCCACAGGATCACTTTCTCTTCTCTGCCTCCGTCGCAGACAACATCGCATTCGGGAGATTTGCTGCCACACGAGAAGAGATTGAATCAGTGGCGAAGTTAGCGAGCGTTCATGGCGACATCCTCGGATTTCCAGAAGGCTATGACACGCTAGTCGGTGAACGGGGCGTCACGTTGTCAGGTGGCCAAAAACAACGAATTTCCATCGCCAGAGCCTTGCTTTTAGACACTGATATCCTGATTCTCGACGACTGTCTGTCGGCTGTGGACGCTCGGACAGAAGCGGCGATTCTCGAAGGAATCAAGTCTCGCGGCGGCAGGCAGACAACGCTCATCGCCACCCACCGCCTCTCGGCAGTCGAACACGCGGATTTGATTCTCGTCTTACAGGGCGGCCACATCTCGGAACGTGGCACACATGCGGAACTGATGGCGAAGCGCGGCTGGTACGCGACGATGTATGAGCACCAACAACTCGAAGCAATGGTGGAGCAAGGAGGTGCTGTGTAA
- a CDS encoding ABC transporter ATP-binding protein, whose amino-acid sequence MEHAENYVYTVGKGVLRRLVRYAAPHKKVVAGAMGILILATVTDVLGPILMKTFIDKYLAVESFPPTQLILLAVSYLVLQWITATGNYTQMLLFQRVSQRVIQTLRVQVFTKVEHLSVSFFDRTPAGSLISRITNDTQAIEDLFTSALAPFLQNGILTIGILISMFALSVRLALICLVLIPVFLFIMTMYRRLSFRVFHLARHRLSLLNASLNESLQGMYLIQAMRQQKRLITQFAEVNNAYKQARVRNIKINGMMLRPLVDIIYYATLILVIAFFGFRSLTSVVDVGVIYAFVNYLERFFEPINTIMERLNILQQALVAADRVFVLLDETAVADAGEGDEQPQVTRGDVVFENVSFSYDGVHPVLSNISFHVKPGQTVALVGHTGSGKSSIVNLLMRFYPYASGQIRIDGVPLEHYQDDELRSRLGLVLQDSTLFTGTIEENIRFGRTVIDDDKVQWAAQFVQADQFIDRLPDSFQHLIRERGATFSSGQRQLLSFARTIAGDPKVLILDEATASIDTETEEAIQTSLQRMRKGRTTIAIAHRLSTIQDADLILVLQHGEIVERGTHQELLSHGGLYHKMYLLQQGVISSV is encoded by the coding sequence ATGGAACACGCCGAAAACTACGTGTACACCGTCGGAAAGGGCGTGCTCCGGCGCCTCGTTCGCTATGCCGCCCCGCACAAAAAAGTCGTCGCAGGCGCCATGGGCATTCTGATCCTCGCCACCGTGACAGACGTGCTTGGGCCGATCCTCATGAAGACGTTTATCGACAAATACTTGGCGGTCGAGTCATTCCCGCCAACTCAGCTCATCCTGCTCGCGGTTTCCTACCTCGTGTTGCAGTGGATCACGGCCACGGGTAACTACACGCAGATGCTCCTGTTCCAACGCGTGTCGCAGCGCGTCATTCAGACGCTGCGCGTGCAGGTATTTACGAAGGTCGAGCACCTCTCTGTCTCGTTCTTCGACAGAACGCCTGCCGGTTCTCTCATCTCGCGCATCACCAACGACACGCAGGCGATTGAAGATTTGTTCACAAGTGCGCTCGCGCCGTTTCTCCAGAACGGTATTTTAACCATCGGGATCCTCATCTCCATGTTTGCACTGAGCGTCCGCCTAGCACTGATCTGCCTCGTGCTCATTCCGGTCTTTCTCTTCATCATGACGATGTACCGAAGACTGAGCTTTCGCGTGTTTCATTTGGCGCGCCACCGCCTAAGCCTATTGAACGCCTCACTGAACGAGTCCTTGCAAGGTATGTACCTCATTCAGGCGATGCGGCAACAAAAGAGATTGATCACGCAGTTCGCGGAGGTCAACAACGCCTACAAACAGGCGCGTGTGCGCAATATTAAGATCAACGGGATGATGCTGCGTCCCCTCGTCGACATCATTTACTACGCCACGCTCATTCTGGTGATCGCCTTTTTCGGCTTCCGCTCATTGACGAGCGTGGTAGACGTCGGCGTGATCTACGCGTTTGTCAACTACCTAGAACGCTTCTTCGAGCCGATCAATACCATCATGGAGCGGCTCAATATCCTGCAACAGGCCCTTGTGGCCGCGGATCGCGTATTTGTACTGCTCGATGAAACCGCGGTGGCCGACGCGGGCGAAGGGGACGAACAACCGCAGGTCACGCGTGGCGACGTGGTTTTTGAGAACGTGTCGTTTTCCTATGACGGCGTACACCCTGTTCTCTCGAATATCTCTTTTCACGTGAAACCTGGTCAAACGGTGGCGCTCGTTGGCCACACAGGCAGCGGGAAGAGTTCCATTGTCAATCTGTTGATGCGATTCTACCCCTACGCTTCCGGACAGATTCGCATTGATGGAGTGCCGCTGGAACACTATCAGGACGACGAGCTGCGCTCGCGACTTGGTCTTGTACTACAAGACTCTACCTTGTTCACCGGAACGATTGAGGAAAATATTCGGTTTGGCCGAACCGTGATCGACGACGATAAGGTGCAATGGGCCGCCCAGTTCGTGCAGGCGGACCAATTTATCGATCGTCTCCCAGACTCGTTTCAACACCTGATCCGCGAACGCGGTGCGACATTCTCGAGTGGACAGCGACAATTGTTGTCGTTTGCCCGAACGATTGCAGGAGACCCAAAGGTCCTGATTTTGGACGAGGCGACCGCGAGTATTGACACAGAGACGGAAGAGGCGATTCAGACCTCGCTGCAACGTATGCGGAAAGGGCGCACGACCATCGCGATCGCGCACCGACTATCGACGATTCAAGATGCGGATTTGATTCTCGTACTTCAGCATGGGGAGATAGTCGAGCGCGGAACGCACCAGGAGTTACTGAGTCACGGTGGGCTGTATCACAAGATGTACTTGCTGCAACAGGGCGTCATCTCAAGCGTCTGA
- a CDS encoding D-alanyl-D-alanine carboxypeptidase: MQLLGVMLTSAALLAASPSTALAASKAPVLDESIVGGIPYVSGMNSKSWPSIVSQAAVVMDMNTGAIVYAKNPLAEHYPASITKIMTALLALKYGKLNDRLTASKNAVNQPPDKLYMVPGEVEELQPLLYGLLLDSANDAAVDIAEHYGGSVSKFATMMNDEAKSLGATHTHFVNPNGLPDPKHQTTAYDMAVIARAAMQYPEFRKIVQTKYYNWKGQAWQSKLENLNTMLFYYPGCIGLKTGFTSVAHETLVVAAKHGKDTFLAVLMDNPTDYSIRHDASQLLDYAFAHYQTQTIVRKGQTVGELVGPKGTTAAVLSTETVEATIPKGGAPQYEDSLQYAFPGHTMAKGSVIGTLAVEGADGKLLASVPTQVAEDLDPTEPIRVEYTLLPLAVLLSLLFVALRWIWVRRRNG; this comes from the coding sequence TTGCAGTTGCTGGGGGTGATGTTGACAAGTGCAGCATTGCTTGCAGCATCTCCATCGACTGCCCTGGCGGCTTCGAAGGCGCCGGTGCTGGATGAATCGATTGTGGGGGGAATCCCGTACGTCAGTGGGATGAATTCTAAGAGCTGGCCGAGTATCGTATCGCAAGCGGCAGTCGTCATGGATATGAATACGGGAGCAATTGTCTACGCGAAGAATCCCCTGGCAGAACATTACCCGGCGAGTATCACCAAAATTATGACGGCGCTGTTGGCGTTGAAGTACGGCAAGTTGAATGACCGGCTGACAGCTAGTAAAAATGCGGTGAATCAGCCGCCCGACAAGCTCTACATGGTGCCTGGCGAAGTGGAAGAGTTACAGCCCCTTCTGTACGGTTTGCTGTTGGACTCGGCGAACGACGCAGCAGTGGATATCGCTGAACACTATGGTGGATCCGTCTCAAAATTCGCCACGATGATGAATGACGAGGCCAAGTCCCTGGGAGCCACGCATACGCACTTTGTTAACCCGAATGGACTGCCTGACCCAAAACATCAGACGACTGCTTACGATATGGCGGTTATCGCTCGGGCTGCTATGCAATACCCCGAGTTTCGCAAAATTGTGCAGACGAAATATTACAATTGGAAGGGACAAGCATGGCAATCTAAACTTGAGAACCTCAATACCATGCTGTTCTACTATCCAGGGTGTATCGGTCTAAAGACCGGATTTACCAGCGTCGCCCACGAGACGTTGGTGGTGGCGGCGAAGCACGGGAAGGACACGTTTCTCGCCGTTCTGATGGACAACCCCACGGATTATTCCATTCGACACGACGCGAGTCAATTACTCGACTACGCGTTTGCTCACTATCAGACACAGACAATCGTCCGCAAAGGTCAGACGGTTGGCGAACTGGTTGGTCCCAAGGGAACGACGGCAGCGGTCCTGTCGACAGAGACCGTGGAGGCAACCATACCCAAAGGCGGTGCACCTCAGTACGAGGACTCGCTTCAGTACGCCTTTCCGGGGCATACGATGGCGAAGGGGAGTGTGATCGGAACGCTCGCCGTAGAAGGGGCAGACGGAAAACTGCTCGCCTCGGTGCCGACGCAAGTAGCCGAGGACTTGGACCCAACAGAGCCGATCCGTGTAGAGTACACGCTTCTTCCGCTCGCTGTTCTACTCTCTCTGCTGTTCGTCGCGCTGCGGTGGATATGGGTACGCCGTCGGAATGGCTAG
- a CDS encoding COX15/CtaA family protein produces the protein MPRNRGWGIAVFVLGILSTIQTTIVNTIGFADADTGSAFACGHQWLTCNGQIIPSLTNWRTLIEYSHRINVPILTMLLLVTAVIASWRYRKWPEIPILSGISIFFVILEAFLGAIAVVWNEPPAVIATHFGVSLLAFSSVLLLTINIWRIERVREASLVSGVPLPIRKPLPNRSYRWWAWLSGPYIYIAMYVGAYISSSSVGGMFRGIPLPTESASAPHHALLLDWTHRSLAGILVIWVLVLFVLAVQMRNERRDLFVGSIFSLSFVILQAFSGFYLVASHVSLAAFLTHVTVVTGLFGSLCFIAMQTLPPSHRSRVEESPPLGAGAGSKA, from the coding sequence ATGCCGCGGAATCGTGGATGGGGCATCGCTGTATTCGTCCTTGGGATTTTATCGACGATACAGACGACCATCGTCAATACAATCGGCTTTGCAGATGCAGATACCGGTTCTGCTTTTGCGTGTGGCCATCAGTGGCTCACCTGTAATGGGCAGATCATCCCGAGTCTGACCAATTGGCGGACGCTTATCGAGTATTCACATCGCATCAATGTGCCGATTTTGACGATGCTCCTCCTGGTCACCGCCGTAATCGCCAGCTGGCGGTATCGGAAGTGGCCAGAAATCCCGATTCTGTCGGGTATCAGCATTTTCTTCGTCATCCTGGAAGCATTCCTTGGCGCCATTGCGGTCGTCTGGAATGAGCCGCCAGCCGTCATCGCCACGCACTTTGGCGTGTCCTTGCTGGCGTTTAGTAGTGTGCTGTTGCTTACCATCAACATCTGGCGGATCGAACGAGTGCGGGAGGCGTCGCTTGTCAGCGGAGTGCCATTGCCGATTCGCAAGCCATTGCCCAATCGTAGTTATAGGTGGTGGGCCTGGTTGTCTGGGCCGTACATCTATATTGCCATGTACGTAGGTGCGTACATTTCGAGTTCAAGTGTGGGTGGAATGTTCCGCGGAATTCCACTTCCGACCGAGTCGGCGAGTGCGCCGCACCATGCACTGCTCTTGGATTGGACACACCGGTCGTTGGCTGGCATTCTCGTCATTTGGGTGTTGGTTCTCTTCGTTCTCGCTGTGCAGATGCGCAACGAGCGACGGGACTTGTTTGTAGGGAGCATCTTTTCGCTATCATTCGTCATTTTACAGGCGTTTAGCGGGTTTTACCTGGTTGCTAGTCACGTGTCACTGGCGGCGTTTTTGACGCACGTCACCGTGGTGACAGGACTGTTCGGCTCGCTTTGTTTCATCGCCATGCAGACGCTTCCTCCGTCTCACAGAAGTCGTGTGGAAGAATCACCGCCGCTTGGCGCTGGTGCTGGAAGCAAGGCCTAA
- the qoxD gene encoding cytochrome aa3 quinol oxidase subunit IV, giving the protein METNHKFHQETGFPWKHIWGLIASLVLTAIAFWLALATHQPPALVITIIVILGVGQLLVQLYMFMHFTESDDKAWQVPAIFFAIFIAFTVVAGSIWIMAFKAVVA; this is encoded by the coding sequence ATGGAGACCAATCACAAGTTCCATCAGGAAACTGGCTTTCCGTGGAAGCACATCTGGGGGCTTATCGCATCCCTGGTGCTGACGGCTATCGCATTCTGGTTGGCTCTGGCTACGCACCAACCGCCTGCGCTGGTGATCACCATCATCGTCATCTTGGGTGTCGGTCAGCTGTTGGTTCAGCTCTACATGTTCATGCACTTTACCGAAAGCGACGACAAAGCGTGGCAGGTTCCTGCGATTTTCTTTGCGATATTCATCGCATTTACCGTAGTCGCAGGTTCCATCTGGATTATGGCCTTCAAGGCGGTCGTCGCGTAG
- the qoxC gene encoding cytochrome aa3 quinol oxidase subunit III, which yields MSDAHTAVHGGHHPVDPSVPVEYHHEENSLRIAGFWVFLGSDLVLFSCLFATYVVMHGRTAGGPTSNQLFDVTGFTIETIALLFSSFTCGLATYEMRRGNRNAMVMWLLITIALGLVFIGFEVTEFVQDASSGARMQTSGFLSAFYTLVGTHGCHVSMGILWMTGLVFQLLRRGITPITARKVFIVSIYWHFLDAVWIFIFTVVYLTGKVL from the coding sequence ATGTCGGACGCGCATACGGCGGTTCACGGTGGTCATCACCCCGTGGATCCGTCCGTTCCCGTCGAATACCATCACGAAGAAAACAGTCTTCGAATTGCTGGATTCTGGGTATTCCTCGGTTCTGACTTAGTCTTGTTCTCTTGTTTGTTCGCAACCTATGTCGTGATGCACGGTCGCACCGCTGGTGGACCGACATCGAATCAACTGTTTGACGTCACGGGTTTCACCATTGAAACCATCGCACTGTTGTTCAGTTCGTTTACGTGTGGCCTTGCGACATATGAAATGCGGCGCGGTAATCGCAACGCGATGGTCATGTGGCTTCTCATCACGATTGCCCTTGGCCTCGTATTTATCGGCTTTGAAGTGACGGAGTTCGTTCAGGACGCTTCAAGTGGGGCGCGCATGCAAACGAGTGGCTTCCTATCGGCGTTCTATACACTTGTCGGAACGCACGGTTGTCACGTGAGTATGGGTATCCTCTGGATGACTGGACTCGTCTTCCAGTTGCTGCGTCGGGGTATTACGCCAATCACCGCGCGTAAAGTGTTTATTGTGAGTATCTACTGGCACTTCCTCGATGCGGTCTGGATTTTCATCTTCACCGTAGTCTACCTGACAGGGAAGGTGTTGTGA